A window of Halopelagius inordinatus genomic DNA:
GGCGCGGACGCGACCGACGCGGCGGCCGTCGAACGCGTCTACGAGGCCAAGCGCCGCCCCCGCGAGAAACCGCTCTCGATGGCCGTCCCCGACGTGGACGCCGCGCTCAGATACGTCTCGGTGACGCCGTTCGAGGAGCGATTCATGCGGGCGTTTCTCCCCGGCCCGGTCACCGTCGTCGTCGAACGCGGCGACGACCTACCGGACGAACTGACGGCGGGCGGTGACCGCGTCGGCGTCCGCGTCCCGGACCACGCCGTGGCCCTCGAACTCCTCGCCCGCGCCGCGCCGACGCCGGTGACGGCGACGAGTGCGAACGTAAGCGGCGAACCGAGCGTCACCCGTCCCGAGGAGTTGGACGACGAACTCCGGGCGGCCGTCGGCGCAGTCGTGGATATCGGCGACATCGGCCCGGGCGAGGGGTCCGAGACGGACGGCGCCGCACTCTCGAGTACGGTCGTAGACCCCGGGCGCGGCGTACTCCACCGGCGCGGCGCGATGGCCGACGAGGTGGCGGCGTGGCTCGACGACCACGCGGACGAACGGCCGTAACGGAGGGTTACAGGCCGAGGAGCGTCTTCAACGACCGCGTCTTCGTCCCGCACCGGGTTCGGTAGGCGCACTCGCGACATTTCTTCTCGTTCTCGACACGCGACGGGACGCCCTCGGTCGAACGGACGGTCCACAGCGTCCGGCGGTACGCGCCCTTGTTTCGGGTCGTCAGTCGGACCGTCCGCACGACGCCGTGGGCGGGGTACTCCACGAGAGCGCGCGGAATCTCGCGCTCTCGCTCCCACGCCAACGCCTTCGCCGCCGCCACCGCGCGGACGCGTTGCGGCTTCCAAACGCCGTTCTCCGGCGGCGTCCCCGGCGAAACGACCGTCGGAGTCGGCGGGCCGCCATCGAATTCGAGCACCTTGTGCGCGACGCCGTGGCAGTCTCGCCCCGAGAGGAAGGCGTCCGTCGCCGTCGGGTCGGCCAGTTCCGACCAGTCGTCGCGGTCGGTCAGCGTCCGCAGATTCCGGTGGTAGGTGCCGGGCGGCA
This region includes:
- a CDS encoding L-threonylcarbamoyladenylate synthase; its protein translation is MSPTDDTDLDESLSDAADALRNGEIVVYPTETVYGLGADATDAAAVERVYEAKRRPREKPLSMAVPDVDAALRYVSVTPFEERFMRAFLPGPVTVVVERGDDLPDELTAGGDRVGVRVPDHAVALELLARAAPTPVTATSANVSGEPSVTRPEELDDELRAAVGAVVDIGDIGPGEGSETDGAALSSTVVDPGRGVLHRRGAMADEVAAWLDDHADERP
- a CDS encoding CRISPR-associated protein Cas4, which codes for MPPESIPFSHLARAAYCPRQLYYAEKYDDHEPPEEVEAVRELAFRYRELREARTDELASLPIDVPPGTYHRNLRTLTDRDDWSELADPTATDAFLSGRDCHGVAHKVLEFDGGPPTPTVVSPGTPPENGVWKPQRVRAVAAAKALAWEREREIPRALVEYPAHGVVRTVRLTTRNKGAYRRTLWTVRSTEGVPSRVENEKKCRECAYRTRCGTKTRSLKTLLGL